A genomic segment from Desulfurella amilsii encodes:
- a CDS encoding DUF5752 family protein, which yields MPENNISAFEIKDCSVVSIAIGKHALNTKELFTQLLSVDQDSIYYHFWGKLLRTSFSTPEFNNDFAQWISEQIHDKSLAERLSVLEPQDYPSLDELRQEMLDIIQSSLEQNTVLLYTNAQEPFYFLKLSMVVFDTSKIINEPKEFANFIDDLSYGSLYFHFVDARRRTQNHRDDFSNWIALFEGYDELIDMIVNIDPFFLPLSKLKEKVSNIFRTYFK from the coding sequence ATGCCTGAAAATAATATTTCAGCGTTTGAAATAAAAGATTGTTCGGTTGTATCAATTGCCATAGGCAAACACGCACTGAATACAAAAGAGTTATTTACACAACTGCTTAGCGTTGATCAAGATTCTATATATTATCATTTTTGGGGAAAATTGTTGCGTACCTCATTTAGCACACCCGAATTCAATAATGATTTTGCTCAGTGGATTTCAGAGCAAATTCATGATAAGTCTTTAGCCGAGAGGCTTTCTGTACTTGAACCCCAAGATTACCCAAGTCTAGATGAATTGCGTCAAGAAATGCTTGATATTATACAGTCTTCTTTGGAACAAAATACAGTATTGCTCTATACGAATGCACAAGAACCTTTTTATTTTTTAAAACTAAGTATGGTTGTTTTTGATACATCTAAGATAATAAATGAACCAAAAGAATTTGCAAATTTTATTGATGATCTATCTTATGGTTCTTTGTATTTTCATTTTGTTGACGCAAGGAGGCGCACACAAAACCATAGGGATGATTTTTCAAATTGGATCGCTTTATTTGAAGGATATGATGAGCTTATTGATATGATAGTAAATATTGACCCATTTTTCTTGCCACTATCAAAACTAAAAGAAAAAGTATCAAATATTTTTAGAACATATTTTAAATGA